The Acidobacteriota bacterium genome contains the following window.
GACGACGAAGAGGACGGCGAAGATAGCGACGACGAGGGCGGTGATGACGGCGAAGACGAAGACGGCAACGGCGGCTCCGACAAAGACAAGCCCAAGCCCTGGGTCATCGACCGCCTGCAATTCAAGCGCGACTACGCCGGCTATCTGGACCGGCGCCGCAGCCACTACTACGTCTTCGAGGTGGAGAGCAAGGAACTGCGCCAGATCACCTCGGGCGACTACGACGATGGAGGCGGCGCGTGGAGTCCCGACGGCAAGCTGGTGGCCTTCGTCTCCAACCGCACCGAAGAACCCGACGGCAACTCCAACAGCGATATCTGGATCGTGGCCGCCGACAACACCGACAAGGGCAAGACCCTCAAGCGGATCACCGACAATCCCGGTTCCGACGGCTCTCCCTCCTGGAGTCCCGACGGCGAGTGGATCGCCTACAACACCACCCTGGAACCCGACATCATCTGGTACGCTACCGGCCACCTGGCGGTGGCCCCCGTTGAGGGAGGCGAGCCGCGCATCCTCACCCGTGAGCTCGACCGCAACTGCTACAATCCCACCTTCGCGCCCGACGGCTCGGGACTCTACTGCCAGCTCGAAGACAGTGCCGAATGGCACCTGGCCAGATTCGACCCGCAAACTGGAGCGATGAGCCGTCCCGTGGAAGGCCCTCACGAACTGGGTTCGCTGCACATCAACCGCCAGGGACGCATGGCCATGATAATCAGCAAGCCGGCCCTGCCCGGCGAGGTCTTCCTGCACGACGCCGAGGGGACGCGCCAGCTCACCCAGGCCAACGCCGAACTGCTCGACAAGCTGCAACTGAGCGAACCCCGCAACGTCACCTTCAACAGCGCCGACGGCACCGAGATCGAAGGCTTCGTTTACCCTCCCATCGGATTCGACGAAACGCTGCGCTACCCCACCTTGCTGCGCATCCACGGCGGCCCCGTGGCCCAGTACGACTTCGGATTCAGCTTCGAATCCCAGCTCTTCGCCGCCCACGGATACCTGGTGGTGCAATGCAATCCGCGCGGGTCGTCCGGCTATGGACAGGACTTCTCCTACGCCATCTGGCGCGACTGGGGCAACAAGGACTTCCAGGACGTGATGGCCGCCGTCGACTACGCCATCGAGCAGGGCTGGGCCGATCCCGAGCGGCTGGGCGTGGGCGGATGGTCCTACGGCGGCATTCTCACCAACTACGTCATCACCCAGACCGACCGCTTCGAAGCCGCCATCACGGGGGCCAGCGAGGTGCTCTACATCTCCAACTACGGCCACGACCACTATCAGCTCCAGTGGGAAAAGGAGCTGGGCTTGCCCTGGGAGGACCGTGAAGCCTGGGAGCGCATCTCGCCTTTCAACAAGGTCACCGAGATCACCACGCCCACCCTGATCATGGGCGGCGAAAAAGACTGGAACGTGCCCATCCTCAACTCCGAGCAGCTCTACCAGGCCCTCAAGCGCCTGGGACGCACCACCCAGTTGGTGGTCTATCCCGGCCAGCACCACGGCATCCGCCTGCCCACCTTCGTCAAAGACCGCTGGCAACGCTACCTCGACTGGTACGACAAGTACGTCAAAGGAGAATAGCCCGCCCCATGAGCCCGGGGTTCCAGGGAGATCGGGCGGCGTGACGCTGGACGAAGTGGCTCAGCGCGGACCTGCCTTCCCCGACTTCAGCGGGCCTTGACGGCGTAGAGGTGGTTTTCGCCGCGGATGTAGACGGTGCCGTCGGCGATGGCCAGGGAAGCCCAAACCGCTTCGCCGATTTCATTGCTGGAAACCACCTCGAAATCCCGGCCGGCCGTGAAGACGTGGGTGCGCCCGTCGATGGTGGTGGCGAGGATCTTGCCGTCGGCGGCCACCAGTGAAGAGGCGACGCGGCCTTCCTGGGGCAGGCGTTCCTGATAGACGACCTCTCCATCGGCGGCGGCGAGGGCGGTGATCTGTCCCCGGTCGTTGATGAGGTAGAAGAGGCCCTGGTAGTAGATGGGCGAGGGGACGTAGGCGGCCCCTTTGTCGTATTTCCAGGCGACGCGGGGGTCTTGGCCCTCCTCGGTCTGCTCGCCGGCCTCCCCCAGGCGGACGGCCAACACCCGCTTGGCGGCCGACCCGGCCGAGACGAAGACCAGCTCGCCGTCGCTGACGGGCGAAGGAATGGCATTGCTCTCCACGCCCTCGGTGCGCCACAGCTCGCTTCCGTCCTCAGGGTTGTAGGAAACGACATGCTCGGAACCCGACACCACCAGTTGAGCGCCCGCCGCAGTGCTCTCTACCAGCAGGGGCGTGGCCCAGGTCACGCGGATGTCGCGGTCCACCCGCCACAGTTCCTTCCCGCTGCGCTTGTCCACGGCCACCAGGAAAGAATCCTTGCCGTCGAACTCCTGATCGCACACCAGCAGCAGCGTGTCCTTGTAGAGGACGGGAGAAGTCCCGGCCCCCATGCCCACCGTGCCGATGGTTCCAAGGTCGGTCTTCCACCTGAGGTTGCCCTGGAAATCATAGGCATAGAGCCCTTCCGCTCCGAAGTAGGCCCACACCGAATCTCCGTCGGTGACGGGGGTGGGCGAAGCGTAGCTGCCGGCTTCGTGGATGTAGTCGTAAACGGGTCCCTGGTAGGCGGTCTTTTCCCACAACACCTTGCCGCTTGAACGGTCCAGACAGAGAAGCTTCAGCGTCCAGGCGTGGTCGGCTCCGTCCCACTGCGGATGGACAAATTCTTCTCCGTTGAGCAGGTGCTTTGGGGGATTGGCATCTTCCAGTTTTTCGCCCCGCAAGGCCGTGGTGAGGAAGATCCGCTGGCCCCACACGATGGGCGAGGAGTGGCCCTTGCCCTCGATCGGCGTCTTCCAGAGGACGTTGTTTTCGGGCCCCCATTGCAGGGTCAGGCCGCTTTCGGAGGAGATGCCGCTGCCGTCCGCTCCCCGCCATCCCGGCCAGTGATTGTTCTCGGCTTGCAGGCAGGCCCAGGACAAGACCCAGGCTGCAACAAAGTAAGTTCCGTAGCGCGCTCTTCGCTCATTCATGTTCGATTGTCTCCGCGAGCAGTCCTTGCCGGATGGCGACCTATCGTCCTGATTCAGGGGGTGGATGGTTTTCAGACGTTAATGACCGTCCCGCGTTCCTTTTCTTGGGGCGGACTTGGGCTTCTCTCCGCTCGAGGACTTCCCCGGACGAATCTTGCTGAGTTTGCGGTAGAGGGTCCGCTCGCTGATTCCCAGGCGCTTGGCCAGCTCGCGGTTGTCTCCCGGGAAGTGTTCAGCGACCCGCCTCAAGTAGCGCTTCTCGGCCTCCGCCAGGGGCATGATGGTCTGTCCGTCCACCTGGGCTGGAGCCGGGGAAGGGGAGGCGTCTTCGGCTTCCCGGCATTTGCCGGGGAGGTGTGCGGGGAGGATGATTCCGCCCTCGGCCAGCAGGTAGGCCCTTTGCAGAATGTTGAGCAGTTCACGCACATTGCCCGGAAAGGCGTAGCGCCTGAGTGCCGCGAGCGTGCGGGGATGAAGCTGCAGCGGCTCGGGCGCTTGCAGGCGTCGGGCGATGCAATCGGCCAGCAGCGGTATGTCCTCCAGCCGCTCTCTGAGAGGTGGAAGGCGGATGGGGAAGACGCTGATGCGATAGTAAAGGTCCTTGCGAAAGGCTCCTTCGTCCACCAGCGCGCCCAGATCTCTTTGGGTGGCGCAGATCAGGCGGAAGTCGCTGCGCTGCCGGTCTGAGCCGCCCATGCGCCAGTAGCACCCGCTTTCAAGCAGTCGCAGCAGCTTGATTTGAAGCCGCGGCGCGATATCGCTGACGTCGTCGAGAAAAAGGGTGCCGCCGTGAGCCGCTTCAATCCACCCGCGACGCTCGCCCGTCAGCCAACTGGGAGATCCCCGCTCGCGCCCGAAGAGCTGACTTGCAAGCCGAGACTGCGGCAGCGAGGAGCAGTCGGCGGGCACGAAAGGCCCGTCATGGCGGGGACCGAGGCGATGGATGGTCTTGGCTACAAGCTTCTTGCCCGTTCCCGGCTCGCCCGCCAAAAGGACGACGATGTTGCGTCCCGCGACCTTCTCGATCAGATCGAGAAGGCGGGCGAAGGCGGGACCTCCTCCCACCAGGCGTTCTTCACCGGTTTCCAACTCGGCATCCGCTACCGGATGGATGCGCTCCAGGAAGGATCGCACGACACCGTCGTCATCTACCAGCGGACGCGTGATGACGTCCTCTCGATGCGGGCCCTGGGGCGTGTAGCGGACGTGCACTACCCGGCAGCTCTCGCCCGATTCCAGGCACTCGGCCAGGGGGCAGGGTTCTCCTGAGAGGGGACAGGGCGCGGCGTATCCGTGGAAGACCTCGTAGCAGAAGCGCCCCTTCACCGGGCCTCCCCCACCGAAGGTCCGCAGATAGGCATGGTTGGCGGCCAGGATCCGGTAATCCTCTCCCAGCACGGCGGCCGGGTCTTCCAGGCAGTCCAGGATCGTCGAAGGCTGCAGCTTCCGCGAAGAAGCCATCGGCACCTCCTTTCACGCTGAGAGAGCCTGCTCGAAAGCGCAGCGGCACACCTTCTTACTTACCTCGATGCAACTCTCAGGCCAGTGATCGAGGGTCGATCAGGGCGCCAGAAGGATCCATTTCGGGGCATAGCCCGCTCTTCAGCGCCATATGCCCGCTCAGGCCCGGTGGAGGCTGACCGGCGAGCGGCTGACGGCCAGGGCCGGCAAAATTGTCGAGATCAGAGCCGCCATCAGCAGCAGCACGGGGATGGTCAAGAAGGTGATGGGGTCGAGGGGAGAGAGTCCGGTCCAGAAGCCGCGCAGGGCGTGGGAAAGGGCTGAGGCTCCGGCCAGTCCCAGTACCAGCCCCGCCACCGCGGCGGTCAGCGACTGACGCAGAATCAGGGAGAGGACGTCACGAGGACGAGCCCCCAGGCTGATGCGGATGGCGAGCTCGCGGCGGCGTGCCGTGACCGACTGTGCAGCGGTCCCGTAGAGTCCCACGGCCACCAGCAGCAGTCCCAGCAGCCCCAGTCCTCCTGCCACCGCGGCCGCCAGGCGCTGGGGAAGAAGGGCCCTGTCCAGTTCGCGGGAAAGGGGCGTGATCTGGCGCAAGGGCAGGTCGGGCGCCAGCCCTTGCACGAGTTGGCCCAGGAGAGCCGGCGTCTCGCCGTCTGATCGCTGGGTGGCGGCCAGCAGGGCCATCTGTGTGCGCGGGTGCTGACTGAGCGGCAGGTAGAGGTAAGGCGAGGGCGGGGCGTCCAGCGAGCGCACCTTGCTGTCGGCGGCGATGCCGACGATGGTGATGCGCCGCTGCTCCTGTCCTTCCCGGTTGAGACGCAGGCTGCGCCCCAGCGCGTCGCCTCCCGGCCAGAAGCGCCGGGCGAAGGCCTCGCTGACCACCGCCACCGCCTGGCTCTGGGGTCCGTCCGAGTCGCGGAAGGACCGGCCCCGCAGAATGGGAATGGACAAGGTTGAGAAATAGTCCTCCGAGACGATGCTGTGTTCGATGGGCCAGTCCTGGCGCTGTGCCGGGGGGAGATGGCCTTCTATGATCAGGGGCGCGGGGTTGGAGAAGATGCGGGCGCCCATTCCCAGCGGCACGCGGTTGGTCAAGGTGGCCTTGCGAAAGTGGCCGCTGGCCACGGTTTGCTCTCGGATGCGCTGGATGAGTTGCGTGGCCTCTTCGCCGCGCACTCCCGCCAGCGATGGATTGAGGCCTACTTGCAGCACCCCTTGCGTCCTGAACCCGGGGTCGGCGGCCGAGGCCTCCTGGAGGGTTCGCAGAAAGAGTCCCGCGGTGATCAGCACCATCAGGCTGAAGGCGATCTGCAAGGAAACTGAAATCCGGTGCAGGCGCGAGCCGGCGGCGCTGCGCTGGTCGCCCCGGCGCAGGCTCTCGGCCAGGCGAAAGCGGTCGGCCCGCAGGGTGGGCAGGATTCCCAGCGCCAGCGTTGCCAAAACGGCCAATCCCAGGGTGAAGGCCCAGGTCGCCGGGCCCAGCTCGATGTGCAGCGAGAGGCTGGGATCGATCACCGAAAGGGCCGAAGGCACCTGGGCCACCGCCAGCCGCGCCAGCAGCATGCCCAGTCCTGCCGCCGAAAGGCCCAGCAGCAGAGCTTCGCAGCTTTGCAGCCTGAGCAGGCGGGTGCGGCGGGCTCCCAGCGCCAGGCGCAGAGCCAGTTCGGGACGCCTCTGCAGCAAGCGGGCCAGGTAGACGTTGGCCAAGTTGGCGCAAGCGATCGCCAACACCATCAGTCCGACCGCCAGCAGGAAGGAGAGGAAGAGCACCAGTCCGCTGCGGAAGTCCTCGTCGTGACCGGTCACGGAGGAGAGGCTGATCTCCAGTCCGCGGTTGATTTCGGGATGGCTCTCGCTCAAGCTGCGGGCCACCCGGCGCATGTCTTCTCGGGCCTGGGCAAGGGGGACGTCCGGGCGCAGACGCCCGATGGTCTCCACCCATCCGCCGCGCCGCTGCTCAAGCGGGGGCAGTCCTGCTATGGAGCCGTGGGAGGCGGGCAGGAAGACGTCGAAATTGAAGCCCACGAAGGTGCCCTGGAATCCCGGCGGACCGATGCCGATGATGCTGAAGGGACGGCTGTTGAGCAGCACGCTTTGGCCCAGGATGTCCTCGGAGGCTCCGAAACGGGTGGTCCACAGGCGGTGACTGATGACGGCCACCGGGGCCCGCCCCTGCTCGTCTTGCGGATTGATGAGGCGTCCTCTGAAGGGCTTCGAACCCAGCAGGGAAAAGTAGTTGCCGGTCACCAGTTGGGCAGGTACCACCTCGGGACGCTCTCCGCTTCGCAGGCTGAGGAAGAGTCCGTGGAAGCCGGCCAGGTCTTCGAGCGCACGGCTTTGGCTGCGCAGATCCTGGAAGTTGGGATAAGAAATCAATCCCGTAGTCTCGTTGCCGCTGGCCGACCAGTCCACGTTGACCAGGCGGTCCATCCGCTCCACTCCCGGCAGGGGACGCCAGAAGACGGCCTCGATCAGACTGAAGACGGTCACCGATGCCCCTGTTCCCAGCCCCAGCGAGAAGACCGCCGCCAGCGTAAACAACGGCCGGGCTGAGAGCCTGCGAAAGGCCAGTCTGAAGTCGGTGGCAAGCCCGTTGAGGTGCTGGGTCAGGGCCAGCCGCAGCATAGCTGTCAGTGCGGGCCACTGCAGGCGTGTGTTGTGCTCCTCTTCCTGGCGATGGTGGATTTCCTCTATTTCCTCTCCAAATTCCTCCCGGAAATCGCGCGGCAGCAACGTCATCAGGCGGCCGAACAGTCCATCTTTCTTCATGCCGGCCCTCCCTCGGCCACAGGCAGAAGCTGTTTGCCGCGGGCCAGCTTGACGGCCTCTTGCAGGCGCCGGGCTTCGGCTTGGGCGACCTGGCGGCCCTGCTCGGTGAGGCGGTAATACTTGCGCCGCCGGTCGTCCCAGCGCTGGGGAGGACGCTGCTCCGATTCGGCGATCCACTCCTGCTCCAAAAGGCGCTTGATGATCCCGTAGAGCGTCCCCGGAGACATGCTGACCCGCCCTTCGGTCAGATCTTCCACTTCTTTGAGAATGCCCCATCCATGCTTGTCGCCGTCAGCCAGCGCCGCCAGCAGGTAAAAGACGGGTTCGGTGAGGGGCAGGTGCCGGTCCATCCCTTTTTGCATCGTGTCCCGATATAGTACATCGGACTACGATGCATTGGCAAGAAAAATCCCCCGGCGCTGCTTCGGGGCTTTGCCTGGAGGCTATGTTGTGTTAGACGCCTGTGGTCAGTTTTCCGGCGATTCGGATGGCATCGTCCACGAAGCCGATGGCTTTGGTGATGTTCTGGGCGGTCTGCACGTTCTTCTTGATCTCTGCAACCGACTTCTTGAGGCCCTTGACGGCGTCTTGAAGGTCGCCTTGCAGTTTCTGGGCCTGGTCGAGCCAATCCTGCATCGACTTCTTCAGCAGCTCATCGATCTGATCCTGCAACTCGTCGCACTTCTGCTGCAGCTTTTCGGCCTCATCGTTCTTGCCCTTGAGGCGGAGCTGGAAGATGAGGTTTCCGGCGGTCTGTTTCTGCTCCAGCAGCAGCAGCACGGGCCGGGGCTTATCGCCGGACGGGGAGGCGTCGTTGGGAGGCATGATGGTTCCTTTCTTGCTCTGCAAGGGCTACTGGCTATCGTCCTTGGCTTGCTTAGAGAGGCGGTCGGCCACCTGTTGGGCGGCCTCTGCGCTTTGCTTGGCCTCGGTTGCGGTTTGACGAAGTTGCCGGGCGGCGTCGGCTAGCTGTTGGGCCGTTTTTTCGGCGGCCTCCGCGGCGGCCTGTTTCTGGCTGTCGTCGGGGCTGAGGTTGGCCTCGCCCCGCAACAACTCGGCTTGCTGTTGAGCCAATGCGGCCTTGGATTCGGCCGTGGAGGCCCGCGAGTCCGCCAGCGAGGCCCGGACCTGGGCTTGCTGGGCCAACTGCTGAGCCACAGTGGCCTGGTTTTCGCGCACTGAGCGGTCGTAGAGCTTCTCCAGCGATTGGGCCCGGTCGATGATGAGGCTGATGGCCTCCAGTCCTGACTTTGGGTTCTTGGCGGCCTCGATGAGCCCGTTGTGGCTGGCCGGGATGGCCGAGAAGGAATCGCGCAGCGACTTCAGGACCTCAAGTTGGGCAATGTGTTCCTCGTCAAGCTTGATCAATTGCTGCAAGGCCGAAGTGACCTGCGACGATCCGGCGCCTGCCTCCACGATCTTGTTGAGTTGATCTTGGGCCTTGGCGTCGTATTCGGTCCAAGCCAGATCGGCGGCGATTTTGGTGGCCTCCACCAGATGCCGGGCGTAGGCCTCGACCGTCGGCTGGTTCTCCCTCAGTCCGCGCACCAGGGCCTTTTTACGCTTCGATTCCAGGTACTGCTTGAAGATGGCGGTAGCGGCGGTGGAGATCAGTCCCACGCTGCGCGCGGCGCCGGAGCCGTCGCTTCCCGAGATGGCCGTGACGGCGCTGATGGCGCTGGAGTTGATGTCGCTGGCCAACTGATCGAATTGCTGGGGGGAAAGCAGATCGGGCGAAGCCAGTTGCAGGAGCGCTTTTCCATAGTCAGCCAGGACCCCGGTGGCGTCCACTACGCCCGTGTGGAAGCGTTTGGCCGTCAGGAACATGGGGGTGTTGTCGGTCTTGTAGGTAAAGGGATTGGAGGGATCGACGAGTAGCCTCAGGTCGGTGGCCTGTGAGGGGTCCTGGGTGGCCTCGGTCAGAAACCGGCTCTCGGCGTCCTCGGGGCCCACCTGAAGGGCCTGGTCGACCCCGCTTTGCAGCGCTTGGGTCGACTTGGCGAATTGCTCAAAGGGTCCGCTGCGCACCGATGCGCAGCCGGCCGAGAGCATGAGAAGAAGGCAGAAGGCGAGAAAGAGCAGGGCCTTTCCCGTCGGGTGCGTTGCGGGCTCTTGAGGCGTCACGGCAGCACTCCTGAGGATAAGATTCAGACGGTGATTCTGAATACGCGGGAAATAATGTTATCGAGAAGTATATTGCAGCTTTCTTAAGGCGTCAATATCTGTCGTGGACAGTTTACAACCGGCTTCCGGACTGTGGGGAGGGCTTCAAGAGGTGCAACGGGCTCCGTCTTCCTTGAGCAGGGCGGCCAGGGTTTCGAGGAAGAAGTCGACGTCATCCCGCATGACGCAAAGGGGCGGACGCAGCTTGAGGACGTTGTGCTCAGTGCCGTCGATTCCCGTCAGCACGCCGCATTCGCGAAGGCGGTCGGCTAGATACGAGGCCTGGGCGGCCCCGGGGGTGAGCTGGACGGGGTCGTCCACCAGCTCGATTCCCTGGAAGAGCCCCATTCCGCGCACGTCTCCCAGCACTGGAAAGTCCCTCTGCAGGCGGCCCAGGCCTTTCTGCAGGTGTTCTCCCAGGCGGCGGGCATGAGTCTGCAGGTTTTCGTCTTCGATGACGCTGAGAACCTCCTGGGCGATGGCGCAGGAGACGGTGTTTCCGCCGTAGGTGGAAAAGAATTCCATGCCGCTGTCGAAGGAGGCGGCGATTTGGGGGGTGGTGATCACGGCGGCCAGCGGATGTCCGGCGGCGATGGGCTTGCCCAGCGCCACGATGTCGGGGATCACGTCCTGGGTCTGGAAGCCCCAGAAGTGGGTCCCCACCCGCCCGAAGCCGACCTGGACTTCATCGGCGATGCACAGTCCGCCGGCGGCCCGTACCAGGCGGTAGGCCTCCTTGAGGTATCCCTGGGGCAGCACGATCTGGCCTCCGCAACTGGGGATCGATTCCATCATGAATCCGCACAAGCCTCGCCCCTCCCGGCGCAGACCTTGCAGGAGGGGTTTGAACAAGGCCGCGTAGCGTAGCCCCATCGCGGGGTCATCGCGGTCTCCGCGGTAGCTTCCCCGGAAGGTGTCGGGCAGGGGCACTTTGTGGACCCAATCGGGCAAGCCCCGTCCGCCAGGCCCTTCGGCCTTGTAGGGGCTGATGTCGATGAGGGTGGTGGTGTGTCCATGATAGGCGCCCTCGGAGACGATCAGGTCGCGGTGTCCGCTGTGGGCGCGGGCCAGGCGCAGGGCCAGCTCGGTGGCCTCGCTTCCCGATGCGGTGAAGTAGCAGACCTTGAGCGGGTCGGGGAAGGTGGCGGTGAGCCGCTCGGCGTAGCGGACGTTGGTTTCGTTGAGATAGCGGGTGTTGGTATTGAGAAGCTTCATCTGGCGCCTTCCCGCCTCCACCACCCGGGGATGGCAGTGTCCCACGTGGGGGACGTTGTTGTAGACGTCGAGATAACGCCGTCCCTGGGCGTCGTAGAGGTACTGGCCCGCTCCCCTGACGATATGCAGGGGACGGCTGTAGGCCAGGCTCAGGTTGGGTCCCAGGTGGGATCGGCGGCGTTTCAGCAAGTCCCGCCAGTCCGCTGGTTGGGAAGGCTCGAGGCCGGGGATGGCGAGGATGAGGTTGGGGTCGGGGCAGATCGACATCCAGGCCTCCCGCTGAGAAGGATAGGACAGGCCGTCGTTCCATGGGCGGGGGCGTGGGCGAAGGTCTTGACCGGCCCAGAGGTCCAGAAAGAGCTGCACTTGAATGCGGCCGGACGGTCCCACTTGACCGAGCCGACTCCCGCTCGCCACGGTTTCTCCGACCTGCCGCCGCGGCCTCTCCAGTCCCCGGTAGAGGGAGAAGAAACGGTCACCCGCCGGGCTGTGATGACTCAGGACGAGAGGGCCGTCGCTCTCTTCCAGGCGTCCCTCCAGGGGGGCTTGCACGGGTGTCGCGGGCGGGGCCAGGACGTCCAGGCCGAGGCGGACGGTAGGCCACTCACGTCCTTGCTCGGATTGGCGGGATGGGTGCTCCTCCAGGGCTGGACGCGCTTGGCCGTAGCCGCCTGCCCCCGCCCCCGTTTCGTCCCCGGCGACGCCCACGGCGGCGGCCATGCGCCAGTCCTGGGGACGGGGCTGCCAGGACTCGATCAGCGGACTGGCCACGCTCAGATCCAGCGGCTTAGCCGCGCGGACGTCGCAGCCGCCGCCCAGCAGCGGACTCATCTTGCCGGGCCGCGAGTCCAGCCACCCGGTAACGGCCTTGTGGCGCGGATGAGCAGGCAGTCCGCAGGCCGCCCGCAGCCGGCAGAGGATGACGGCCTCGTTGGCTTTGTGCAGGCGCTCCAGCACTTCCCAGGCAGGAGCTTGGCTGACGGTCAGGTAGGGGTTGTCGGGCTGGCTGCGCTGGGCCAGCGAGGAGTTGACCACGCTCACGCAGAGGCGCGTCATGACCAGGGGAAAAAGCACTTCGAGTTCTTCCTCCTGCAGGGGCAGGACGCTGTGATAGCCGGCCGCCACCTGGCAGGCGGCATGAATGGGATGGGGCTTGTCCAGGACGGCGTAAGCCAGGGCCACGGCCAGGTCGCCCACGGTGACGCTGCGCATGGCGTCGCCGAAGTCGATGAGGGCGCTGACCCGCGCCTCCATGCCGCTTCCCCGGACCAGCACGTTATAGTCGTTGGCGTCGCCATGAATGACGCTGTGACGCAAGCTCTCCAGACGGGGTTGGAGGTGGCGGAGAAAGCGCTCCAGACGATCCTCCACAAGCTGGCGCCGTTTTGCATCTGCGATGACCTCCAGGTGCTCGGCGATCCAGCCTGAACGCGCCAGGTCCCACTTCAGCCCGCGCTCCATGCCGGGGTGGGAGAAGCCGGCCAGAGCGCGGTCCGTGCCGGCCACGACTGCTCCCAGGCTGAAAAGCAGGTCATCGCGGTGGGGACGCACCTCGACCAGCAGGCGTCCCGGCAGGAAATCGAGCAGGCGCACCAGCCGCGGACGGCCCTGCCGGTCGGTTGTGCGGCCCCACGGACGCCCTTGGCGGGTAGAGTGGATCCGCTGCACTTCCAGGCCTTCGCCGTGGTCTTGCAGATGCTCCATGACGGCGCTCTGGAACTCGATGGCCTCGGGGTCCTCCTGGGGCGGCGAGATCTTGAGCAGGAGCTTTCCGCCTTGCTCGCCCCGCAGGCGGAAGTTGTCGTCCCTTTCCCCCGCCAAAGGCTCGGCGACGGCTTCGACTCCATAAAGATCCCCGGCCACCTCCCGGGCCCATCTCGAGCGCTCGTCCATGGCTGCATCATCGCCAATCAAGATCCGGGACGCAATCTCCCTGGCGGCGCCAGCCTCTTTCTCTCCTCCTCCAGCAAGGGAAGGAGATGGGGCTTGAGGGCCTGGAGGAAGGACCGATGTCCGGCGGGGTTCCAATGCATGTCGCCTCCGGGCAAGTAGAGGTCCCGGCCCCAGGTGCGGTGTATCTCGCCCATGGTCTCGGTGGGGTCGATGCAGAGCAGCCCTAGGCGCCGGCATTCCTGCAGGATGCGCCGATTGGGCAATTCGAGGTCGAAGTGCTCCTGGCGCAGCCCGTACCTGGCCACCGTTGGGGGCCAATCGAGGCGGCGCTGAACCTGAAAGCGTTGCGGCGCCAGCACGACGACCAAGCGGACCGACGACTGCTGAAACATCTCCTGGAGCATCGACAGCACCTGAAAGTGACGTTGATAAGCGACTTCGATGGAAGGAGGAGGCTGCTTCAGGAATAGTCCCAGACCGCTGCTCGGATCGAAGAGCCGCGCCCCTGCTGGGTACCAACTTGCGATGCCTTGACGCGGCTGCCCAAACAGGCGCAGCAGGGCCCAGTCCGAGGGCTGCGGCGGAGGGTCCGGGGGCCGGAGAACGTGGGCCGGGAATTCCATCGTCTCAAGCCCGTGTGCGAATCCGATCGCTTCGGGATGGAGGGAAACGTAGTCTTGCAAGACGTCGTTGCCCAGCGTGATCTGCAACAGGACGACGTGGGGATTCCAGTCCAGCCCGTAATCGGACAGGTAGAGGTAGGCGTTGAAAGGACTTTCGGTGCAGGCCAGCAAGACCTGGGTTGGCCCTCCGCGCTTGGAGACCCATTGTTGCAGAAGATAAGAATAGGTCTGGTGTTGGCCCACCCGATAACCGGCCGCAAAGGAATCGCCCAAGGACAGGATCCGCAGCGTTGCGGGCGGGGGATGGCGTGAAAATTCGCTTTCGTTGCGGAAGCCCTGACTGTTGTTGTGCCAGAGCACGGTTCCGCCCCGGCCGTCTATGACGCGGGCCCGGAAGTCGGGCTGGAGGTAGCCTCCCGGCCCCATCCGCTCACCCTCGGCCCAAGTGTCTCCGTAGTCGGGACCTTGCTGGGCCGTCTCTCTCCATTGCCCGGCCAGCCGGGCCATCCACTCGGCTGCGGCCAGTGACAGCGCCAGCGAACAACAGAAGACAAGCCCTCGCAGAAACCAGGTTGGCGCTCGGCTCATGACTCTGCTCCAAAGGCCGCTTTCCCGCGGATAGGATAGCAGCTTAGAAAAATCTTAGGAACCGAACAG
Protein-coding sequences here:
- a CDS encoding ADOP family duplicated permease, giving the protein MKKDGLFGRLMTLLPRDFREEFGEEIEEIHHRQEEEHNTRLQWPALTAMLRLALTQHLNGLATDFRLAFRRLSARPLFTLAAVFSLGLGTGASVTVFSLIEAVFWRPLPGVERMDRLVNVDWSASGNETTGLISYPNFQDLRSQSRALEDLAGFHGLFLSLRSGERPEVVPAQLVTGNYFSLLGSKPFRGRLINPQDEQGRAPVAVISHRLWTTRFGASEDILGQSVLLNSRPFSIIGIGPPGFQGTFVGFNFDVFLPASHGSIAGLPPLEQRRGGWVETIGRLRPDVPLAQAREDMRRVARSLSESHPEINRGLEISLSSVTGHDEDFRSGLVLFLSFLLAVGLMVLAIACANLANVYLARLLQRRPELALRLALGARRTRLLRLQSCEALLLGLSAAGLGMLLARLAVAQVPSALSVIDPSLSLHIELGPATWAFTLGLAVLATLALGILPTLRADRFRLAESLRRGDQRSAAGSRLHRISVSLQIAFSLMVLITAGLFLRTLQEASAADPGFRTQGVLQVGLNPSLAGVRGEEATQLIQRIREQTVASGHFRKATLTNRVPLGMGARIFSNPAPLIIEGHLPPAQRQDWPIEHSIVSEDYFSTLSIPILRGRSFRDSDGPQSQAVAVVSEAFARRFWPGGDALGRSLRLNREGQEQRRITIVGIAADSKVRSLDAPPSPYLYLPLSQHPRTQMALLAATQRSDGETPALLGQLVQGLAPDLPLRQITPLSRELDRALLPQRLAAAVAGGLGLLGLLLVAVGLYGTAAQSVTARRRELAIRISLGARPRDVLSLILRQSLTAAVAGLVLGLAGASALSHALRGFWTGLSPLDPITFLTIPVLLLMAALISTILPALAVSRSPVSLHRA
- a CDS encoding PadR family transcriptional regulator → MDRHLPLTEPVFYLLAALADGDKHGWGILKEVEDLTEGRVSMSPGTLYGIIKRLLEQEWIAESEQRPPQRWDDRRRKYYRLTEQGRQVAQAEARRLQEAVKLARGKQLLPVAEGGPA
- a CDS encoding aminotransferase class III-fold pyridoxal phosphate-dependent enzyme, with amino-acid sequence MDERSRWAREVAGDLYGVEAVAEPLAGERDDNFRLRGEQGGKLLLKISPPQEDPEAIEFQSAVMEHLQDHGEGLEVQRIHSTRQGRPWGRTTDRQGRPRLVRLLDFLPGRLLVEVRPHRDDLLFSLGAVVAGTDRALAGFSHPGMERGLKWDLARSGWIAEHLEVIADAKRRQLVEDRLERFLRHLQPRLESLRHSVIHGDANDYNVLVRGSGMEARVSALIDFGDAMRSVTVGDLAVALAYAVLDKPHPIHAACQVAAGYHSVLPLQEEELEVLFPLVMTRLCVSVVNSSLAQRSQPDNPYLTVSQAPAWEVLERLHKANEAVILCRLRAACGLPAHPRHKAVTGWLDSRPGKMSPLLGGGCDVRAAKPLDLSVASPLIESWQPRPQDWRMAAAVGVAGDETGAGAGGYGQARPALEEHPSRQSEQGREWPTVRLGLDVLAPPATPVQAPLEGRLEESDGPLVLSHHSPAGDRFFSLYRGLERPRRQVGETVASGSRLGQVGPSGRIQVQLFLDLWAGQDLRPRPRPWNDGLSYPSQREAWMSICPDPNLILAIPGLEPSQPADWRDLLKRRRSHLGPNLSLAYSRPLHIVRGAGQYLYDAQGRRYLDVYNNVPHVGHCHPRVVEAGRRQMKLLNTNTRYLNETNVRYAERLTATFPDPLKVCYFTASGSEATELALRLARAHSGHRDLIVSEGAYHGHTTTLIDISPYKAEGPGGRGLPDWVHKVPLPDTFRGSYRGDRDDPAMGLRYAALFKPLLQGLRREGRGLCGFMMESIPSCGGQIVLPQGYLKEAYRLVRAAGGLCIADEVQVGFGRVGTHFWGFQTQDVIPDIVALGKPIAAGHPLAAVITTPQIAASFDSGMEFFSTYGGNTVSCAIAQEVLSVIEDENLQTHARRLGEHLQKGLGRLQRDFPVLGDVRGMGLFQGIELVDDPVQLTPGAAQASYLADRLRECGVLTGIDGTEHNVLKLRPPLCVMRDDVDFFLETLAALLKEDGARCTS